The following coding sequences lie in one Streptomyces venezuelae genomic window:
- a CDS encoding GNAT family N-acetyltransferase, which produces MPPTDASTDAGTDAGPEAGPDAGIESASSGADCTDTLDLRLPDELVALMAEGERRIGGMRDDLLDGVGDWGPVTTGAGVFQLVPVRLERDLPVISRWMNDPAVAAFWELAGPEAVTEAHLRTQLDGDGRSVPCLGVLDGMPMSYWELYRADLDPLARHYASRPHDTGIHLLIGSVANRGRGLGTSLLRAVADLVLDHRPSCARVVAEPDLRNTPSVSAFLSAGFRFFAEVDLPDKRAALMVRDRALRAVL; this is translated from the coding sequence GTGCCTCCCACCGACGCGAGCACCGATGCCGGGACGGATGCCGGTCCCGAGGCCGGACCCGATGCCGGAATCGAATCCGCCTCCAGCGGCGCCGACTGCACGGACACCCTCGACCTGCGGCTGCCCGATGAACTCGTCGCCCTGATGGCGGAAGGCGAGCGGCGGATCGGTGGGATGCGGGACGATCTCCTGGACGGCGTCGGTGACTGGGGCCCTGTCACCACCGGCGCCGGTGTCTTCCAACTCGTACCCGTACGTCTCGAACGCGACCTCCCGGTGATCAGCCGCTGGATGAACGACCCCGCGGTGGCCGCCTTCTGGGAACTGGCCGGACCCGAAGCCGTGACGGAGGCCCACCTCCGGACACAGCTGGACGGGGACGGGCGCAGCGTTCCCTGCCTGGGCGTGCTGGACGGCATGCCGATGAGCTACTGGGAGTTGTACCGGGCGGACCTGGACCCACTGGCCCGGCACTACGCCTCGCGACCGCACGACACCGGCATCCACCTCCTCATCGGCAGCGTCGCCAACCGCGGCCGGGGCCTCGGCACTTCGCTGCTCAGAGCCGTGGCCGACCTGGTGCTCGACCACCGCCCTTCCTGCGCACGTGTCGTAGCCGAACCCGACCTGCGCAACACCCCCTCCGTATCCGCCTTCCTGAGCGCCGGCTTCCGCTTCTTCGCCGAGGTGGACCTGCCCGACAAACGCGCGGCTCTCATGGTCCGTGACCGGGCCCTGCGCGCCGTGCTCTGA
- a CDS encoding trypsin-like serine peptidase has translation MRPIRPLFAVRSRRSLRSRTSPVAAVALGAALVLTATACGPTEDNAGGDSSSAQPGDSNGDDKIKIPDAWKDKLKENGIDLDEWKNGAWKNWNKDDWLREAGDFVNPIIEDLWDPDRMRDADKNPDRGVDDNDISGDQGVTDPTPKPVAAAAVKPPYHDQVAESGKLFFDGPEGSMVCSATVVKDPAHPGKSNMVWTAGHCVHAGAKGGWYRNMVFVPSYNNSGKSVAELQNAPKEEVAPYGVWWGDWAQTSDQWIEQGGPTGGAGAPYDFAVIHVKPEKGSEGKSLEETVGSALPVDFNAPAVPRIDTMTATGYPAAPPFDGQKMFQCADKPGRLSLTKPDPTMYRVGCTMTGGSSGGGWVAKGQDGKPALVSNTSIGPVTAGWLAGPRLGKEAKGIYSAVSKKFADK, from the coding sequence ATGCGACCCATACGTCCGCTCTTCGCTGTTCGCAGTAGGAGGAGCCTGCGCTCCAGAACCTCCCCTGTGGCGGCTGTGGCGCTCGGCGCGGCGCTCGTACTGACCGCCACGGCCTGCGGTCCCACCGAGGACAACGCCGGCGGTGACTCGTCCTCGGCCCAGCCCGGCGACAGCAACGGTGACGACAAGATCAAGATCCCGGACGCCTGGAAGGACAAGCTCAAGGAGAACGGGATCGATCTGGACGAATGGAAGAACGGCGCCTGGAAGAACTGGAACAAGGACGACTGGCTCCGCGAGGCCGGCGACTTCGTCAACCCGATCATCGAGGACCTCTGGGACCCGGACCGGATGCGCGACGCCGACAAGAACCCCGACCGGGGCGTCGACGACAACGACATCTCCGGTGACCAGGGCGTCACCGACCCGACCCCCAAGCCCGTGGCGGCGGCCGCCGTGAAGCCGCCGTACCACGACCAGGTCGCCGAGTCGGGCAAGCTCTTCTTCGACGGCCCCGAGGGTTCGATGGTCTGCTCCGCGACCGTCGTGAAGGACCCGGCCCACCCGGGCAAGTCCAACATGGTGTGGACCGCGGGCCACTGCGTGCACGCGGGCGCCAAGGGCGGCTGGTACCGCAACATGGTCTTCGTGCCGTCGTACAACAACAGCGGCAAGTCGGTCGCTGAGCTGCAGAACGCTCCGAAGGAAGAGGTCGCTCCGTACGGCGTCTGGTGGGGCGACTGGGCGCAGACCTCCGACCAGTGGATCGAGCAGGGCGGTCCGACCGGCGGTGCGGGCGCGCCGTACGACTTCGCGGTCATCCATGTGAAGCCGGAGAAGGGCAGTGAGGGCAAGTCGCTCGAGGAGACGGTCGGTTCCGCCCTCCCGGTGGACTTCAACGCACCGGCCGTTCCGCGGATCGACACGATGACGGCGACGGGATACCCGGCGGCGCCGCCGTTCGACGGCCAGAAGATGTTCCAGTGCGCCGACAAGCCGGGCCGTCTCTCGCTGACGAAGCCCGACCCGACGATGTACCGCGTCGGCTGCACCATGACCGGCGGCTCGTCCGGCGGCGGCTGGGTCGCCAAGGGCCAGGACGGCAAGCCCGCGCTCGTCTCGAACACCTCCATCGGTCCGGTGACGGCGGGCTGGCTGGCCGGTCCGCGCCTCGGCAAGGAGGCCAAGGGCATCTACAGCGCGGTGAGCAAGAAGTTCGCCGACAAGTAG
- a CDS encoding trypsin-like serine peptidase — MRSTRAPFARSRGRRVALAATGLAATLALTATACGPSDDTASDKPDSTTSQGADGSDSGSDVRLPDGLADKLKDKGIDLDDWKNGAWKNWDKDDWVREAKDFANPVIEGHWKPERMKKAKDPNKTIAAKDATADQGATDPEPRPVQAKQEKTPYHENAAPVGKIFFDSPKGSMVCSGTVVKDPRNPGKSNLVWTAGHCVHAGAEGGWYRNIAFVPSYNDLGKSETDLRNAAPQEIAPYGQYWADWVSTSNEWISGGGPTGGAGATYDYAVMHVKPEQGSKSLEETVGNALDVDFSTPATRSVSSMGAWGYPAAPPYNGLIMHKCVDKPGRLSLSPSLPTMYRIGCTMTGGSSGGGWFRVSGGKTKLVSNTSIGPAENTWLAGPQLGRGAEQVYDMMSKKYGAQ, encoded by the coding sequence ATGCGTTCCACTCGTGCGCCGTTCGCGCGCAGCCGCGGACGGCGGGTGGCGCTCGCCGCCACCGGGCTCGCGGCCACTCTGGCGCTCACCGCCACGGCCTGTGGTCCCAGCGACGACACGGCGAGCGACAAGCCGGACTCCACCACGTCCCAGGGGGCCGACGGCTCCGACTCCGGTTCCGATGTCCGGCTTCCCGACGGCCTCGCCGACAAGCTCAAGGACAAGGGCATCGACCTGGACGACTGGAAGAACGGCGCCTGGAAGAACTGGGACAAGGACGACTGGGTCCGAGAGGCCAAGGACTTCGCCAACCCGGTCATCGAAGGGCACTGGAAGCCCGAGCGGATGAAGAAGGCGAAGGACCCGAACAAGACGATCGCCGCGAAGGACGCGACCGCCGATCAGGGCGCGACCGACCCGGAGCCGAGGCCGGTCCAGGCCAAGCAGGAGAAGACGCCGTACCACGAGAACGCCGCTCCGGTCGGCAAGATCTTCTTCGACTCCCCCAAGGGTTCGATGGTCTGCTCGGGCACCGTGGTGAAGGACCCGCGCAACCCCGGCAAGTCCAACCTCGTGTGGACCGCGGGCCACTGCGTGCACGCGGGCGCCGAGGGCGGCTGGTACCGCAACATCGCCTTCGTGCCGTCGTACAACGACCTGGGCAAGTCCGAGACCGACCTGCGCAACGCGGCACCGCAGGAGATCGCCCCCTACGGCCAGTACTGGGCGGACTGGGTCTCGACCTCCAATGAGTGGATCAGCGGCGGCGGTCCGACGGGCGGCGCGGGTGCGACGTACGACTACGCCGTCATGCACGTCAAGCCGGAGCAGGGCAGCAAGTCCCTCGAGGAGACCGTCGGCAACGCGCTCGACGTCGACTTCTCGACCCCGGCCACGCGGAGCGTGAGCTCGATGGGCGCCTGGGGCTACCCGGCCGCTCCCCCGTACAACGGCCTGATCATGCACAAGTGCGTCGACAAGCCGGGGCGTCTCTCGCTGTCGCCGTCGCTGCCGACGATGTACCGCATCGGCTGCACCATGACCGGCGGTTCGTCCGGTGGCGGCTGGTTCCGGGTGTCGGGCGGCAAGACGAAGCTCGTGTCGAACACCTCGATCGGCCCGGCCGAGAACACCTGGCTGGCGGGCCCGCAGCTGGGCCGCGGCGCCGAGCAGGTCTACGACATGATGAGCAAGAAGTACGGCGCTCAGTAG
- a CDS encoding diaminobutyrate--2-oxoglutarate transaminase family protein yields the protein MAAPAAQTTAHEGILRRQAARESAARTYARALPIVPVRARGLTIEGADGRRYLDCLSGAGTLALGHNHPVVLEAIRKVLDSGAPLHVLDLATPVKDAFTTELFRTLPPGLADRARIQFCGPAGTDAVEAALKLVRAATGRDGLLAFTGAYHGMTAGALEASGGASTVRVGRLPYPQDYRCPFGLGGARGAELSARWTENLLDDTKSGVPAPAGMILEPVQGEGGVYPAPDAWLRRMREITAARGIPLIADEVQTGVGRTGAFWAVEHSGIVPDVMVLSKAIGGSLPLAVVVYRDDLDVWPPGAHAGTFRGNQLAMAAGAATLAYVRENGLAERAATLGARMLTQLRSLATHHPCIGEVRGRGLMIGVELVDPNAGPEPATEREPEPEPALDPLPTAQPRPPAPELAAAVQRECLRRGLIVELGGRHSSVVRLLPPLTLTDEQAAAVLDRLADALATAARAHLR from the coding sequence GTGGCGGCTCCCGCGGCGCAGACCACAGCTCACGAGGGCATCCTGCGACGCCAGGCCGCGCGCGAATCGGCCGCCCGTACCTACGCGCGAGCCCTGCCGATCGTCCCGGTCCGAGCCCGCGGCCTGACGATCGAGGGCGCCGACGGCCGCCGCTACCTCGACTGTCTCTCCGGCGCCGGGACGCTCGCGCTCGGCCACAACCACCCCGTGGTGCTCGAAGCGATCAGGAAGGTCCTCGACTCCGGGGCCCCGCTGCACGTCCTCGACCTGGCGACGCCGGTCAAGGACGCCTTCACCACGGAGCTGTTCCGTACGCTGCCGCCGGGTCTCGCGGACCGTGCGCGGATCCAGTTCTGCGGCCCGGCCGGGACGGACGCGGTGGAGGCGGCGCTGAAACTCGTGCGTGCGGCCACCGGTCGCGACGGGCTCCTCGCCTTCACCGGCGCCTATCACGGCATGACCGCGGGGGCGCTCGAAGCGTCCGGCGGCGCGTCGACCGTCCGGGTCGGGCGCCTGCCCTACCCCCAGGACTACCGCTGCCCCTTCGGCCTCGGCGGCGCTCGGGGCGCCGAACTGTCCGCCCGGTGGACGGAGAACCTCCTCGACGACACCAAGTCGGGCGTACCGGCCCCGGCCGGCATGATCCTCGAACCCGTGCAGGGCGAGGGCGGGGTCTACCCCGCACCCGACGCCTGGCTCCGACGGATGCGCGAGATCACCGCCGCCCGCGGCATCCCGCTCATCGCGGACGAGGTGCAGACGGGTGTCGGCCGTACCGGCGCCTTCTGGGCCGTCGAGCACAGCGGCATCGTCCCGGACGTGATGGTGCTCTCGAAGGCGATCGGCGGCAGCCTCCCCCTGGCCGTCGTGGTCTACCGCGACGACCTCGACGTGTGGCCCCCCGGCGCCCACGCGGGAACCTTCCGCGGCAATCAGCTCGCCATGGCCGCGGGTGCGGCGACCCTCGCGTACGTCCGTGAGAACGGCCTCGCCGAACGCGCCGCCACCCTCGGCGCCCGCATGCTCACCCAACTCCGCTCCCTGGCCACGCACCACCCCTGCATCGGCGAGGTCCGCGGCCGGGGGCTGATGATCGGCGTAGAGCTGGTGGACCCGAACGCCGGACCCGAACCGGCGACGGAGCGAGAACCAGAACCGGAACCGGCCCTGGACCCGCTGCCCACCGCACAGCCCCGCCCCCCGGCGCCCGAACTCGCCGCCGCCGTGCAGCGTGAGTGCCTGCGCCGAGGGCTCATCGTCGAACTCGGCGGCCGTCACTCCAGCGTCGTACGACTCCTGCCTCCCCTCACCCTCACCGACGAACAGGCGGCCGCGGTCCTCGACCGCCTCGCCGACGCGCTGGCCACCGCGGCGCGCGCCCACCTCAGATAA
- the hflX gene encoding GTPase HflX, whose amino-acid sequence MTSSSSPSQDAQSFAQNYPEGLRADALMEEDVAWSHEIDGERDGEQFDRSERAALRRVAGLSTELEDVTEVEYRQLRLERVVLVGVWTSGTVQDAENSLAELAALAETAGALVLDGVVQRRDKPDPATYIGSGKALELRDIVLETGADTVVCDGELSPGQLIHLEDVVKVKVVDRTALILDIFAQHAKSREGKAQVALAQMQYMLPRLRGWGQSLSRQMGGGGGGGMATRGPGETKIETDRRRIREKMAKMRREIAEMKTGRDIKRQERRRNKVPSVAIAGYTNAGKSSLLNRLTGAGVLVENALFATLDPTVRRAETPSGRIYTLADTVGFVRHLPHHLVEAFRSTMEEVGDSDLILHVVDGSHPVPEEQLAAVREVIRDVGATDVPEIVVINKADAADPLVLQRLLRNEKHAIAVSARTGAGIEELLGLIDTELPRPEVEIEALVPYTHGQLVSRAHAEGEVLSEEHTADGTLLKAQVHEELAAELAPYVLAAH is encoded by the coding sequence ATGACCTCCTCTTCTTCCCCTTCCCAGGACGCACAGAGCTTCGCGCAGAACTACCCCGAAGGTCTTCGGGCCGATGCCCTGATGGAAGAGGACGTCGCCTGGAGCCACGAGATCGACGGAGAGCGGGACGGCGAACAGTTCGACCGCTCCGAGCGCGCGGCTCTGCGCCGCGTCGCGGGCCTCTCCACCGAGCTCGAGGACGTCACCGAAGTCGAGTACCGACAGCTCCGTCTGGAGCGCGTGGTGCTCGTCGGCGTATGGACCTCCGGCACGGTCCAGGATGCGGAGAACTCCCTCGCCGAGCTGGCCGCTCTCGCCGAGACGGCGGGCGCGCTCGTGCTCGACGGCGTCGTCCAGCGCCGCGACAAGCCCGACCCGGCGACGTACATCGGCTCCGGCAAGGCCTTGGAGCTGCGCGACATCGTGCTCGAGACCGGAGCCGACACCGTCGTCTGCGACGGTGAGCTGAGCCCCGGCCAGCTGATCCACCTCGAAGACGTCGTCAAGGTCAAGGTGGTCGACAGGACCGCCCTGATCCTCGACATCTTCGCCCAGCACGCCAAGTCCCGTGAGGGCAAGGCGCAGGTGGCCCTCGCGCAGATGCAGTACATGCTGCCGAGGCTCCGAGGCTGGGGTCAGTCGCTCTCCCGTCAGATGGGTGGCGGCGGCGGTGGCGGCATGGCCACCCGTGGTCCCGGTGAGACCAAGATCGAGACGGACCGGCGACGGATCCGCGAGAAGATGGCGAAGATGCGCCGGGAGATCGCGGAGATGAAGACGGGCCGCGACATCAAGCGCCAGGAACGCAGGCGCAACAAGGTGCCCTCGGTCGCCATCGCCGGATATACGAACGCGGGCAAGTCCTCGCTGCTCAACCGCCTCACGGGCGCGGGCGTGCTGGTGGAGAACGCACTGTTCGCCACCCTGGACCCCACCGTCCGCAGGGCCGAGACGCCGAGCGGCCGGATCTACACCCTGGCGGACACCGTCGGGTTCGTCAGGCACTTGCCGCACCACCTCGTCGAGGCCTTCCGCTCCACCATGGAGGAGGTCGGCGACTCCGACCTGATCCTGCACGTGGTGGACGGTTCGCACCCGGTGCCCGAGGAGCAGCTCGCCGCCGTGCGCGAGGTCATCCGTGACGTGGGCGCGACCGACGTGCCCGAGATCGTGGTGATCAACAAGGCGGACGCGGCGGACCCGCTGGTGCTCCAGCGCCTGCTGCGCAACGAGAAGCACGCGATCGCGGTCTCCGCGCGGACCGGCGCCGGCATCGAGGAGCTGCTCGGGCTCATCGACACCGAGCTGCCGCGGCCCGAGGTCGAGATCGAGGCCCTCGTTCCGTACACGCACGGACAGCTCGTCTCGCGGGCACACGCCGAGGGCGAGGTGCTCTCCGAGGAGCACACCGCCGACGGCACCCTGCTCAAGGCGCAGGTGCACGAGGAGCTCGCCGCGGAGCTCGCTCCGTATGTGCTCGCCGCGCACTGA
- a CDS encoding IucA/IucC family protein: protein MNATPASEGRPQPDAPRACGAHTSLVAESGTVPRQKGGGQEAERLRGASTDLLEHPDPHIAAQAAAVENLLRCWVRENNLPAPDRGILRVPLEASGTALLVPVHYWSATGWHRFSLPYLEDGPAGAPPVDAVTVAALLGRESARGTTDSPAQDDSAEAAATAVNAADKTEAAGADQATGGEQAVDAEQADRAADPPEPVDGADLVGRVADSVRRTATFIADRRDRPADEPDLFLAAEQSLLLGHPLHPTPKSREGLSDTESRLYSPELRGAFALHWLAVDRSVLASDSAWTERGRTVPADRLAARLVGSELPLPDDRVALPVHPWQIRELRHRPSTAALFDAGLLQDLGTHGVPWRPTSSVRTLYRPGAAAMLKLSLGLRITNSRRENLRKELHRGVEVHRLLRSGLAEEWQSVHPCFDVVRDPAWLAVTAPDGTPVAGLDVMIRHNPFRPGDDATCIAGLVSPRPSALPSCQDSHAMHSRLGETVTRLAGRTGRSRGAVATEWFLRYLETVVRPVLWLDSEAGVALEAHQQNTLLLLDPDGWPVGGRYRDNQGYYFRESRRADLDRRLPGIGRDSDTFVSDQVTDERFAYYLGINNVLGLIGALGAERLADERLLLAAFRRFLADVASGPAKLRTSLPATLLDSPVLRCKANLLTRLHGLDELVGPVDTQSVYVTIPNPLHS, encoded by the coding sequence TTGAACGCCACCCCCGCATCCGAAGGCCGCCCCCAACCCGACGCCCCACGCGCGTGCGGCGCGCACACCTCACTGGTGGCGGAGTCCGGTACGGTTCCCCGGCAGAAGGGTGGCGGCCAGGAGGCCGAGCGCCTGCGCGGGGCATCCACCGACCTGTTGGAACACCCCGACCCGCACATCGCCGCACAGGCCGCGGCCGTCGAGAACCTCCTGCGCTGCTGGGTCAGGGAGAACAACCTCCCCGCCCCGGACCGCGGCATCCTGCGGGTCCCCCTGGAGGCCAGCGGAACGGCCCTGCTCGTCCCCGTGCACTACTGGTCGGCCACCGGATGGCACCGCTTCAGCCTCCCCTACCTGGAGGACGGCCCCGCCGGCGCCCCACCCGTGGACGCCGTCACCGTCGCCGCCCTCCTCGGCCGCGAGTCAGCCCGGGGTACGACGGACTCGCCGGCCCAGGACGACAGCGCGGAAGCGGCGGCAACCGCGGTCAACGCCGCCGACAAGACAGAGGCAGCCGGCGCGGATCAAGCAACCGGCGGGGAGCAAGCAGTCGACGCGGAGCAAGCGGATCGAGCAGCCGACCCGCCCGAGCCGGTCGACGGCGCCGACCTGGTGGGGCGCGTCGCCGACTCGGTTCGGCGCACGGCCACCTTCATCGCCGACCGTCGCGACCGGCCAGCCGACGAACCCGACCTCTTCCTCGCCGCCGAGCAGTCCCTCCTCCTCGGGCACCCCCTGCATCCGACCCCCAAGAGCCGCGAGGGCCTGTCCGACACCGAATCCCGCCTCTACTCCCCGGAGTTGCGCGGCGCTTTCGCGCTCCACTGGCTGGCCGTCGACCGCTCCGTGCTCGCCTCCGACTCGGCGTGGACCGAGCGCGGCCGCACCGTCCCCGCCGACCGGCTCGCCGCCCGCCTGGTCGGCTCCGAGCTGCCGCTCCCGGACGACCGCGTCGCCCTTCCCGTGCACCCGTGGCAGATCCGCGAGCTCCGGCACCGGCCCTCCACCGCCGCGCTCTTCGACGCCGGCCTGCTCCAGGATCTCGGCACGCACGGCGTCCCGTGGCGCCCCACCTCCTCCGTCCGGACCCTCTACCGACCGGGCGCGGCCGCCATGCTGAAGCTGTCGCTCGGCCTGCGCATCACCAACTCCCGTCGCGAGAACCTCCGCAAGGAACTCCACCGCGGCGTCGAGGTCCACCGGCTGTTGCGCAGCGGCCTCGCCGAGGAGTGGCAGTCGGTCCACCCCTGCTTCGACGTGGTCCGCGACCCGGCATGGCTCGCCGTCACCGCACCCGACGGCACGCCCGTCGCCGGGCTCGACGTCATGATCCGGCACAACCCCTTCCGGCCCGGAGACGACGCCACCTGCATCGCCGGACTCGTCTCACCCCGGCCCTCCGCACTGCCCTCCTGCCAGGACAGCCACGCGATGCACTCCCGACTCGGCGAAACCGTCACCCGCCTCGCCGGGCGAACCGGACGCTCCCGAGGCGCGGTCGCCACCGAGTGGTTCCTGCGCTACCTCGAAACCGTCGTACGCCCCGTGCTCTGGCTGGACAGCGAAGCGGGTGTCGCCCTGGAGGCGCACCAGCAGAACACCCTCCTCCTGCTCGACCCCGACGGCTGGCCCGTGGGCGGCCGGTACCGCGACAACCAGGGCTACTACTTCCGCGAGTCCCGGCGCGCCGACCTCGATCGACGACTTCCCGGCATCGGGCGGGACAGCGACACATTCGTGTCCGACCAGGTGACGGACGAGCGGTTCGCCTACTACCTCGGCATCAACAACGTCCTCGGCCTCATCGGGGCCCTCGGAGCCGAACGGCTCGCGGACGAACGGCTGCTGCTGGCCGCCTTCCGTCGTTTCCTCGCCGACGTGGCATCGGGCCCCGCCAAGCTGCGCACCTCGCTGCCCGCGACCTTGCTCGACTCACCCGTGCTGCGCTGCAAGGCCAACCTGCTGACCCGGTTGCACGGTCTCGACGAGCTCGTCGGCCCGGTCGACACCCAGTCCGTCTACGTCACCATCCCCAACCCCCTCCATTCCTGA
- a CDS encoding IucA/IucC family protein: protein MPNPSVSPTSRPSTELYDPPELTQDRWREAGRRLLAKMIGEFAYEEIIRPVPAPVSAPEGERDGDGSESGGGEAVTYRLRLEPAGPDEAADEAQGRDEPADTAEQQGTVVTFRARRGSYGSWYVDPAGLTLTEGNGPAVALSDPLRFLVLARRTLGLDGATLGHLIRELTVTLSADARIDHTALDAAQLADLGYAELEGHQTGHPWLVLNKGRIGFSAGDTDRWAPEARRSTTLPWIAVHTDLAVYRGVAGLDTAAQLYARELSADIREVFADLLRARGLDPQHYLFLPVHPWQWDETVLPLFAPSIAAHAIVPLCSDGDLRLPQQSIRTFLNTTRPDRHTVKLPLSVLNTLVWRGLPTGRTVAAPAVTAWMHALRDADPFLRDECGVILLGEVASVAVEHPVYDGLPEVPYQYRELLGAIWREPLHPYLAPGERARTLASLTHTDFDGRAFVAELVERSGLAPGVWLRRLFAALLPPLLHFLYRYGTVFSPHGENAIVVFDDHDVPVRLAVKDFVDDVNVSAVPLPEHEAMPEDVRDVLLTEPPGFLTQFIHSGLFVGVFRYLAPLCEEQLGVPEADFWSYVRAEILRHQARAPELKERYEMFDLLTPRIERLCLNRNRLHLDGYRDRPQRPHAAVHGTVANPLHQP, encoded by the coding sequence GTGCCGAATCCGTCCGTCAGTCCGACGTCCCGCCCGTCAACCGAGCTCTACGATCCGCCCGAACTGACCCAGGACAGATGGCGAGAGGCTGGACGCCGGCTGCTGGCCAAGATGATCGGGGAGTTCGCGTACGAGGAGATCATCCGGCCCGTGCCCGCACCCGTCTCCGCGCCTGAAGGGGAGCGGGACGGGGACGGGAGCGAGAGCGGAGGCGGGGAGGCGGTCACCTACCGGCTCCGGCTCGAACCCGCAGGACCGGACGAGGCCGCGGACGAAGCGCAGGGGCGGGACGAGCCCGCCGACACCGCGGAGCAACAAGGCACCGTCGTCACGTTCCGGGCGCGCCGCGGATCGTACGGAAGCTGGTATGTGGACCCGGCCGGCCTGACCCTCACCGAGGGCAACGGGCCGGCCGTCGCATTGAGCGACCCCCTGCGCTTTCTCGTACTGGCCCGCCGGACGCTGGGCCTGGACGGTGCCACCCTCGGACATCTCATCCGCGAGCTCACCGTGACCCTCAGCGCCGACGCCCGGATAGATCACACGGCGCTCGACGCGGCTCAGCTCGCCGACCTCGGCTACGCGGAACTCGAAGGACATCAGACAGGCCATCCCTGGCTCGTCCTCAACAAGGGCCGCATCGGATTCTCCGCCGGCGACACCGACCGCTGGGCGCCCGAGGCGCGCCGTTCCACGACGCTCCCGTGGATCGCCGTCCACACCGACCTCGCCGTGTACCGGGGCGTCGCGGGACTGGACACCGCCGCGCAGCTCTACGCGCGTGAGCTGTCCGCCGACATCAGGGAAGTCTTCGCGGACTTACTGCGCGCACGCGGGCTGGACCCCCAGCACTATCTCTTTCTGCCGGTGCACCCCTGGCAGTGGGACGAGACCGTGCTCCCGCTCTTCGCGCCGTCCATCGCCGCGCATGCCATCGTCCCCCTCTGCTCCGACGGCGACCTGCGCCTTCCGCAGCAGTCCATCCGTACGTTCCTCAACACCACCCGACCCGACCGGCACACCGTGAAGCTGCCGCTGTCGGTCCTGAACACGCTCGTGTGGCGGGGCCTGCCCACCGGCCGCACGGTCGCCGCGCCCGCCGTCACGGCCTGGATGCACGCGCTGCGGGACGCCGACCCCTTCCTGCGCGACGAGTGCGGGGTGATTCTGCTCGGCGAGGTGGCGTCGGTGGCCGTCGAGCACCCTGTGTACGACGGATTGCCGGAAGTTCCTTACCAGTACCGAGAATTGCTCGGCGCCATCTGGCGAGAGCCCCTGCACCCGTACCTCGCTCCCGGTGAACGCGCCCGCACGCTGGCCTCCCTCACGCACACCGACTTCGACGGACGCGCGTTCGTCGCCGAGCTCGTGGAACGCTCGGGACTGGCCCCCGGGGTCTGGCTGCGACGGCTCTTCGCCGCACTGCTGCCGCCCCTGCTGCACTTCCTCTACCGCTACGGAACGGTGTTCTCTCCCCACGGGGAGAACGCCATCGTCGTCTTCGACGACCACGACGTGCCCGTCCGGCTCGCGGTGAAGGACTTCGTCGACGACGTCAACGTCAGCGCCGTGCCGCTGCCCGAGCACGAGGCGATGCCCGAGGACGTACGCGACGTACTCCTCACCGAGCCGCCCGGTTTCCTCACCCAGTTCATCCACTCGGGCCTCTTCGTGGGTGTCTTCCGTTACCTCGCGCCCCTCTGCGAGGAGCAACTGGGCGTTCCGGAGGCCGACTTCTGGTCCTACGTACGGGCCGAGATCCTGCGGCACCAGGCGCGCGCTCCCGAGCTGAAGGAACGGTACGAGATGTTCGACCTGCTCACCCCCCGTATCGAGCGGCTCTGCCTGAACCGGAACCGCCTCCACCTCGATGGATACCGCGACCGGCCCCAGCGTCCGCACGCCGCTGTGCACGGAACCGTGGCCAACCCCCTCCATCAACCGTGA